The region AAAGGACATCGTGTTGTTGTAGTTGATAATTTAGTCAGCGGAAAGATAGAAAATTTAAACAAAAATGCGCTTTTTTATCAACAGAGTATAGAAGATGATGAAATGATGGAACGTGTTTTCATGCTGCACAGATTTGACTTTGTTTTTCACCTCGCGGCTCAGGCAAGTGTCAGTGTTTCTGTGAAAGAACCCATTAAGGATGCAAAAACTAACATCTTGGGCAGTCTTGTTTTACTTGAGAAAAGTGTTAAGCATGGCGTCAAAAAATTTATCTTTTCTTCCACTGGTGGAGCTATCTATGGTGACAACGTACCCTTACCGACAAATGAAGCAATTGGCCCAAATCCTGCGTCACCTTACGGAATTGCCAAAAGATCTGTGGAAATGTATTTAGAATTCTATAAAAATGAAAAGTCGTTGAATTATATTGCGCTGAGATATGGAAATGTTTATGGACCTCGTCAGGATCCGAATGGAGAAGCGGGAGTCATTGCAATATTTTCTTCAAGAATGCTTAAAGGCGAGGATGTTCATATATTTGGCGATGGAGAATATGTAAGAGATTACGTATATGTAAAAGATGTTGTGACGGCGAATTTGCTTGCCATGGAAAAAGATTTCACGGGAATTTACAATATAGGTACTGGCGTGGGAACATCTGTGAACGCTCTCTTCAAAATGCTTTCAACGATAACTGGTTACTCGAAGCAACCAATTTACTCATCTCCGAGGAAAGGGGATTTGAGAAAGAGTATTCTTGATTCAAAAAAGGCAGAGTTAGAGCTTGGTTGGCATCCAGTCACGGAACTTTCCGACGGTTTAAAGATGACAGTTGAGTTTTTCAGATGATTCTGGGGGCTTCCGCATGCCAGAGAATTTGAGCAATGTTCCGCTTGCTGAAAGAGTGAGACC is a window of Pseudothermotoga elfii DSM 9442 = NBRC 107921 DNA encoding:
- a CDS encoding NAD-dependent epimerase/dehydratase family protein, which produces MASVLVTGGAGFIGSHLVDALIEKGHRVVVVDNLVSGKIENLNKNALFYQQSIEDDEMMERVFMLHRFDFVFHLAAQASVSVSVKEPIKDAKTNILGSLVLLEKSVKHGVKKFIFSSTGGAIYGDNVPLPTNEAIGPNPASPYGIAKRSVEMYLEFYKNEKSLNYIALRYGNVYGPRQDPNGEAGVIAIFSSRMLKGEDVHIFGDGEYVRDYVYVKDVVTANLLAMEKDFTGIYNIGTGVGTSVNALFKMLSTITGYSKQPIYSSPRKGDLRKSILDSKKAELELGWHPVTELSDGLKMTVEFFR